The Pueribacillus theae genome contains the following window.
TTTGAACAAACGCTTAAAATGAAAGCAACTCAGAACTTGCCTATTTAGAGGCCCTTCTATTTACTCGGTGGTTTCCACCGGTTCCATTTCCAAGTTTAACTTTTCACTCGAAGGATCATCTTCATCGTCAAGTTCTTTCATTTCGATCTCTTCATCATCGCCGGATAGAATTTTTACATCCATACTGAGGCTCTGAAGTTCCTTGATCAAAACCTTGAACGATTCCGGAACGCCCGGTTCAGGTACATTCTCACCTTTGACAATTGCCTCATATGTCTTCACACGCCCAACGACGTCATCAGATTTAACAGTAAGGATCTCTTGAAGGGTATAAGCAGCACCGTAAGCTTCAAGCGCCCATACTTCCATCTCACCAAAGCGCTGCCCTCCGAATTGTGCTTTTCCTCCAAGAGGCTGTTGTGTCACAAGTGAATAAGGGCCTGTAGAACGCGCATGAAGTTTATCATCAACCATATGGGCAAGCTTGATCATGTACATGACGCCAACCGAGATACGATTATCAAACGGCTCTCCTGTTCGGCCATCGTACAGAATGGTTTTTCCATCCCTCGGCAGTCCCGCTTCTTCAAGCGTTTCCCATACGTCCATTTCATTCGCACCGTCAAAGACAGGCGTGGCAACATGCATGTTCAACTGCCTAGCCGCCATTCCCAGATGAAGCTCAAGCACTTGCCCGATGTTCATACGGGATGGTACACCGAGTGGATTGAGCATAACGTCAATCGGTGTTCCGTCAGGCAAGTAAGGCATATCTTCTTCAGGCAAAATTTTCGAGATTACCCCTTTGTTTCCGTGGCGTCCGGCCATTTTGTCGCCTTCATGGATTTTCCTCTTTTGAACGATATAAACACGGACAAGCTGGTTGACGCCAGGAGGGAGTTCATCTCCGTCTTCTCGGTTAAACACTTTTACATCAAGGACAATTCCGTCTCCGCCATGTGGAACGCGAAGCGAAGTATCGCGAACTTCTCTTGCCTTCTCGCCGAAAATGGCGTGCAAAAGGCGTTCTTCCGCCGTTAATTCCGTTACTCCTTTTGGCGTTACTTTTCCTACAAGAATATCTCCGTCTCGTACTTCCGCTCCGACGCGGATGATCCCTTTTTCATCCAGGTTTCTGAGCGCGTCTTCACCGACGTTCGGGATGTCTCTTGTAATTTCTTCCGGGCCGAGCTTTGTGTCGCGAGCTTCCGATTCATATTCTTCAATATGAATCGATGTATATACATCGTCTTTCACAAGCCTTTCACTCATGATGACGGCATCCTCATAGTTAAAGCCTTCCCATGTCATAAAGCCAACAAGAACATTTCTTCCGAGTGCCAACTCCCCTTTTTCCATTGAAGGGCCATCAGCAAGAATTTCACCTTTTTCCACACGGTCGCCTTTCGATACAATCGGGCGTTGGTTGTAGCATGTTCCCTGATTCGAACGGACAAATTTCAGCAAATGGTATTTATCAAGCTCACCATGCACTTCTTTTCCGTCAACAACATTGGTTCGCCTTACCCAAATTTCGGAGGCTTCAACACGTTCAACTACTCCAGCATGCTTGCAGATGACCGCAGCACCCGAGTCTTTTGCTGAAACATGCTCCATTCCTGTTCCGACAATCGGGGACTCAGGCACAAGCAAAGGAACCGCTTGGCGTTGCATGTTCGCACCCATTAGGGCGCGGTTAGAGTCGTCATTCTCTAAGAATGGAATACATGCGGTCGCGGCGGAAACAACTTGTTTTGGCGATACGTCCATATAGTCGATTTGATCGCGCCTGAAGCCCGCATTGTCTCCCCGAAAACGCGCGTAAACACTTTCGTCTTTGAACGTGCCGTCATCATTCAAAGGTTCGTTTGCTTGCGCAACGACGTAATTGTCTTCTTCATCAGCCGTCAAATAGTCAATTTGCTGTGTGACTTTGCCCGTTTCCGGATCGACGCGCCGGTACGGCGTTTCAATGAATCCGTATTTATTTACTTTCGCATAAGTTGAAAGCGAATTAATCAAGCCGATATTCGGGCCTTCCGGTGTTTCAATCGGGCACATGCGGCCGTAGTGAGAGTAATGAACGTCACGAACTTCCATTCCTGCACGCTCGCGTGTAAGACCGCCAGGCCCAAGCGCCGACAAACGGCGTTTATGCGTCAGCTCAGCTAGCGGATTCGTCTGATCCATAAACTGCGAAAGCTGGGAGCTTCCAAAAAATTCTTTAATGGATGCAATCACCGGACGAATATTAATTAACGCCTGAGGAGTGATGACATTTGTATCTTGGATAGACATCCGTTCACGGACGACACGCTCCATCCGCGATAAACCAATTCTAAATTGGTTTTGCAATAATTCCCCAACAGAGCGGAGGCGGCGGTTGCCTAAATGATCGATATCATCTGTATTTCCAACGCCGTGAAGCAAATTAAAGAAGTAATTAATGGATGCAATAATGTCTTCCGCTGTAATGTTTTTTACCGTTTCCTCAATACCGCCATTTCCGATGACTCGAATGACACGCTCGCCATCCGCATCATCAGGTGAAAAAATGCGGATTGATTGTATATTTACATCTTCATTATCCACAACGCCGCCGTAAGGACGCATTGTCCGGAAGCCTACATTCTTTTCCAGCACAGGTAAAATTTTGTCAAGTAATCTTCGATCTAGCACATCTCCAACGTCAGCAAGCACTTCTCCTGTTTCAGAGTCTATTAGCTGTTCTGCTAAGCGTTGGTTAAACAGCCGATTTTTGATGTGGAGTTTTTTATTAATCTTGTAGCGGCCAACGTTAGCCAAGTCGTAACGCTTCGGATCAAAAAAGCGTGATTCAATTAGACTTTTCGCATTATCGACCGTTGGAGGCTCTCCAGGGCGCAATCGCTCGTAAATCTCAAGCAACGCTTTCTCTGGATTGTCTGTTGTGTCTTTTTCTAGCGTATTTCTTAAAAACTCATCTTCTCCAAGAAGATCGATGATTTCTTGATCAGAGCCAAACCCCAATGCTCTAAGCAAAACAGTGATTGGAATCTTTCTCGTGCGATCGATTCTTACATAAACAATATCCTTCGCATCTGTTTCAAATTCAAGCCATGCCCCGCGGTTTGGAATGACGGTAGCAGAAAAGCCTTTTTTCCCGTTTTTATCTATTTTTTCACTATAATAGACACTTGGTGAACGGACAAGCTGAGAAACGATGACACGTTCAGCACCATTAATAATGAAAGTCCCGTTTTCAGTCATTAATGGGAAATCTCCCATAAATACTTCCTGTTCTTTTACTTCTCCGGTTTCTTTATTAATAAGCCGGACTTTCACGCGCAACGGCGCAGAATACGTAACATCACGCTCTTTCGATTCTTCAACTGGGTATTTCGGTTCACCAAGACTGTAGTCGACAAACTCCAACACGAGATTTCCGGTGAAATCTTCTATTGGAGAGATATCTTGAAACATCTCGCGCAAACCCTCATCAAGAAACCATTGATAGGAAGCCGTTTGAATCTCAATGAGATTCGGAAGTTCTAACACTTCATTGATTCTAGCGTAAGTTCTTCTTTGTCGGTGGCGTCCGAACTGAACGAGTTGACCTGTCAACTGATTCACTCCTTAGAACATGCGTTTTTTAAAAAAAAGAAAGTTTACATTGGCAGTTCGCCAATTGAATCAAATCCAACCTCT
Protein-coding sequences here:
- the rpoB gene encoding DNA-directed RNA polymerase subunit beta encodes the protein MTGQLVQFGRHRQRRTYARINEVLELPNLIEIQTASYQWFLDEGLREMFQDISPIEDFTGNLVLEFVDYSLGEPKYPVEESKERDVTYSAPLRVKVRLINKETGEVKEQEVFMGDFPLMTENGTFIINGAERVIVSQLVRSPSVYYSEKIDKNGKKGFSATVIPNRGAWLEFETDAKDIVYVRIDRTRKIPITVLLRALGFGSDQEIIDLLGEDEFLRNTLEKDTTDNPEKALLEIYERLRPGEPPTVDNAKSLIESRFFDPKRYDLANVGRYKINKKLHIKNRLFNQRLAEQLIDSETGEVLADVGDVLDRRLLDKILPVLEKNVGFRTMRPYGGVVDNEDVNIQSIRIFSPDDADGERVIRVIGNGGIEETVKNITAEDIIASINYFFNLLHGVGNTDDIDHLGNRRLRSVGELLQNQFRIGLSRMERVVRERMSIQDTNVITPQALINIRPVIASIKEFFGSSQLSQFMDQTNPLAELTHKRRLSALGPGGLTRERAGMEVRDVHYSHYGRMCPIETPEGPNIGLINSLSTYAKVNKYGFIETPYRRVDPETGKVTQQIDYLTADEEDNYVVAQANEPLNDDGTFKDESVYARFRGDNAGFRRDQIDYMDVSPKQVVSAATACIPFLENDDSNRALMGANMQRQAVPLLVPESPIVGTGMEHVSAKDSGAAVICKHAGVVERVEASEIWVRRTNVVDGKEVHGELDKYHLLKFVRSNQGTCYNQRPIVSKGDRVEKGEILADGPSMEKGELALGRNVLVGFMTWEGFNYEDAVIMSERLVKDDVYTSIHIEEYESEARDTKLGPEEITRDIPNVGEDALRNLDEKGIIRVGAEVRDGDILVGKVTPKGVTELTAEERLLHAIFGEKAREVRDTSLRVPHGGDGIVLDVKVFNREDGDELPPGVNQLVRVYIVQKRKIHEGDKMAGRHGNKGVISKILPEEDMPYLPDGTPIDVMLNPLGVPSRMNIGQVLELHLGMAARQLNMHVATPVFDGANEMDVWETLEEAGLPRDGKTILYDGRTGEPFDNRISVGVMYMIKLAHMVDDKLHARSTGPYSLVTQQPLGGKAQFGGQRFGEMEVWALEAYGAAYTLQEILTVKSDDVVGRVKTYEAIVKGENVPEPGVPESFKVLIKELQSLSMDVKILSGDDEEIEMKELDDEDDPSSEKLNLEMEPVETTE